The following are from one region of the Rosettibacter firmus genome:
- a CDS encoding sigma 54-interacting transcriptional regulator yields MNKLQKILFYEHHLRKLVIVLGILLVVIISSVSNWINYTTENLFRIFAGEKNVDSSIVIIHIDNNDIEQLGGWPLKRSYYALLINKLTQFNVKKIGLEVLLSDKLAFQSIYDDLLKEELLKSNKVVLSSIITNKNKEGEYFGKDTLIYSNPKNDLPQLSSGHLNYILKNGIFVPSVIYINKNKEVAFAVKLADKEFERKNELLKINFYTSWRKFKNFTLLEFFNLIDNETASRYFNNKIVLIGVSDPSIAKTFSTFYDDELPGVGFHAIVLDNLITNRTIKYQSSIFIAVIFLLILYVTSQIKFKVSHTKAIIIVIIAYLITSFILFNNYFIENYYSLVIAPALLLLINEGFIYVLKNKLKIEETSNELLLLKNILITKEQLLSDLIKENEKNKNEDLIGRIEKLKEEIEQLKKYSDEVEESYTENEVKIFEGIVYRSKEMEDVVKLITKIAPSDATVLILGESGSGKELVARAIHNLSNRKEKNFVAVNCAALPESLLESELFGHVKGAFTNAYSDKKGRFEIADGGTIFLDEIAETSENFQAKLLRVIQFGDFEKVGSTETKHVDVRIIAATNKNLDEMVRLKKFREDLFYRLNVLRIEIPPLRKRKNDIEVLANYFAQKEDSSLKISKGVIENLIRNEWKGNVRELESVIKRMVIFAKSENRNIITLKDLPSEYYNIEKDDFENILLNALREKKFSHSSINQTAEEFNLSRTIVSENFRGIFFKTYVNSNYNLEETVKTLASTDDKLVLDKVKAKVSMYLENIKKDLVKFDNSDFTFIKSKMKSKYKNLPVRYHTYFDEIIKHYLAEK; encoded by the coding sequence ATGAATAAGTTACAAAAAATTCTTTTTTATGAACATCATTTAAGAAAATTGGTAATTGTACTGGGAATTCTTTTAGTTGTAATAATTAGTTCTGTATCGAACTGGATTAATTACACTACAGAAAATTTATTCCGAATTTTTGCTGGCGAAAAAAATGTTGATAGTTCAATAGTAATTATTCATATAGATAATAATGATATTGAACAATTGGGTGGCTGGCCTTTAAAGAGAAGTTATTATGCTTTGTTAATTAATAAACTGACGCAATTTAATGTTAAAAAAATTGGGTTAGAAGTTCTTCTCTCGGATAAATTAGCTTTTCAGTCAATTTATGATGATTTATTGAAAGAAGAACTATTAAAATCAAATAAAGTTGTTCTTTCTTCCATTATAACTAATAAAAATAAAGAAGGAGAATATTTTGGAAAGGACACTTTAATTTATTCAAATCCCAAAAATGATTTGCCTCAATTGTCATCTGGACACCTCAATTATATTTTAAAAAATGGAATATTTGTTCCTTCTGTAATCTACATTAATAAAAATAAAGAAGTTGCTTTTGCAGTAAAACTGGCTGACAAAGAATTTGAGAGAAAGAATGAATTACTCAAGATTAATTTTTATACATCATGGAGAAAATTTAAAAACTTTACACTTCTTGAATTTTTCAATCTAATTGATAATGAAACTGCATCAAGATATTTCAATAACAAAATTGTTTTGATTGGTGTAAGCGATCCTTCAATTGCAAAAACTTTTTCTACATTTTATGATGACGAATTACCAGGTGTGGGTTTTCATGCAATTGTTCTTGATAATTTGATTACTAATAGAACTATTAAATATCAATCAAGCATTTTTATTGCTGTAATTTTTCTTTTGATTCTATATGTAACTTCTCAAATAAAGTTTAAAGTCAGTCACACCAAAGCAATAATAATTGTTATTATAGCTTATCTGATTACATCATTTATTCTATTTAATAATTATTTTATAGAAAATTATTACTCATTAGTAATAGCACCAGCGTTGTTATTATTAATTAACGAAGGTTTTATTTACGTTCTTAAAAACAAATTAAAGATTGAAGAAACATCAAATGAATTATTACTGCTAAAAAATATTTTGATTACAAAAGAACAATTATTATCAGATTTAATAAAAGAAAATGAAAAAAATAAAAATGAGGATTTAATTGGTAGAATAGAAAAACTTAAAGAAGAAATAGAACAATTGAAAAAATATAGCGATGAAGTTGAAGAAAGTTATACAGAAAACGAAGTAAAAATTTTCGAGGGAATTGTTTATAGAAGTAAAGAGATGGAAGATGTTGTTAAATTAATTACAAAAATTGCACCTTCCGATGCTACAGTTTTAATTTTGGGTGAAAGTGGAAGTGGAAAGGAATTGGTTGCTCGTGCAATTCATAATTTGAGTAATAGAAAAGAGAAAAATTTTGTAGCAGTAAATTGTGCAGCATTGCCAGAGTCTCTCCTTGAAAGTGAATTGTTTGGTCATGTTAAAGGTGCATTTACTAATGCCTATTCTGATAAAAAAGGAAGATTTGAAATTGCAGATGGTGGAACAATTTTTCTGGATGAGATTGCAGAAACAAGTGAGAATTTTCAAGCTAAGCTTCTAAGAGTTATTCAATTTGGAGATTTTGAGAAAGTTGGTTCAACCGAAACAAAACATGTTGATGTAAGAATTATTGCAGCAACAAATAAAAATTTAGATGAAATGGTGAGACTTAAAAAATTCAGAGAAGATCTTTTTTATAGATTGAATGTTTTAAGGATTGAAATACCACCTTTAAGAAAACGAAAAAATGATATAGAAGTACTTGCAAACTATTTTGCCCAAAAAGAAGATAGCTCATTAAAAATTTCTAAGGGAGTTATAGAAAATTTAATAAGAAATGAATGGAAAGGAAATGTTAGAGAACTGGAATCTGTAATCAAAAGAATGGTAATATTTGCAAAATCTGAAAATAGAAATATAATTACCTTGAAAGATTTGCCATCAGAATATTATAATATCGAAAAAGATGATTTTGAGAATATACTTCTTAATGCATTGCGAGAAAAAAAATTTTCCCATTCATCCATAAATCAAACAGCTGAAGAATTCAATTTGAGTAGAACAATAGTATCTGAAAATTTTCGTGGTATCTTTTTTAAGACTTATGTGAATTCAAATTATAACCTTGAAGAAACTGTTAAAACTTTAGCATCAACTGATGATAAACTGGTTCTTGATAAGGTTAAAGCTAAAGTATCAATGTATCTGGAAAATATAAAAAAGGATTTAGTAAAATTTGATAATTCTGATTTTACATTTATTAAATCAAAGATGAAATCAAAGTATAAAAATTTACCTGTAAGGTATCATACATATTTTGATGAGATAATAAAACATTATCTTGCCGAAAAATAG
- a CDS encoding alpha/beta fold hydrolase — MKLTVNGLSVNTFGEPSKQSIIFVHGFPFDHTMWNNQIEALKDEYYCVAYDVRGLGESYVGDGQYTMEFYVDDLFSIIDELKLQKPVLCGLSMGGYIALRAIERKQENFSALILCDTRSEADDNAGKLRRSSNINTINTEGLKKFVENFVPNCFADITIEEEKDLYLSVLNKSFNHNPTGVKGAIIAIMSRTDTTEFLPLIKIPTLILCGSFDKLTPPDVMRKMSEKIPDSEFAIIPRAGHMSPIENPGAVNDLIKGFLKRRLQV, encoded by the coding sequence ATGAAACTTACAGTAAATGGTCTATCGGTTAACACTTTTGGGGAACCATCAAAGCAATCAATTATTTTTGTTCATGGTTTCCCTTTTGATCACACGATGTGGAATAATCAAATTGAAGCTTTAAAAGATGAATATTATTGTGTTGCTTATGATGTAAGAGGACTTGGCGAAAGTTATGTTGGCGATGGACAGTACACTATGGAATTCTATGTAGATGATTTATTCTCAATAATAGATGAATTAAAATTACAAAAGCCTGTTTTATGTGGATTATCAATGGGAGGTTATATTGCTTTAAGAGCAATCGAAAGAAAACAAGAAAATTTTAGTGCATTAATTTTATGTGATACAAGATCAGAAGCAGATGACAATGCAGGGAAATTGAGGCGTTCATCAAATATAAATACAATAAATACAGAAGGATTAAAAAAGTTCGTAGAAAATTTTGTCCCAAATTGCTTTGCTGATATTACAATTGAAGAAGAAAAAGATCTTTATCTTTCAGTATTAAACAAATCATTCAATCACAATCCTACTGGTGTTAAAGGTGCAATAATAGCAATTATGAGTAGAACAGATACTACTGAATTTCTGCCATTGATTAAAATTCCAACACTTATATTATGTGGTTCATTCGATAAATTAACTCCACCTGATGTTATGCGTAAAATGTCTGAAAAAATTCCAGATTCGGAATTTGCAATAATTCCAAGAGCTGGTCATATGTCACCTATTGAAAATCCAGGTGCTGTAAATGATTTAATAAAAGGATTTCTAAAAAGAAGGTTACAAGTTTAA
- a CDS encoding NUDIX hydrolase, giving the protein MQLATLCYVIDDDKTLMMHRVKKKNDMHEGKWNGLGGKFEHGETPEECVIREVKEESGLLIKNPKLHGFITFPMFDGKKDWYVFLFTAKEFEGNLIDSKEGILKWIPNDKLLELNLWEGDKIFIPWLFQDKFFSAKFIYEDGILKNYEVKFY; this is encoded by the coding sequence ATGCAACTCGCTACATTATGTTATGTAATTGATGATGATAAAACATTGATGATGCATCGTGTCAAGAAAAAGAATGATATGCACGAAGGAAAGTGGAATGGACTTGGCGGAAAATTTGAACACGGAGAAACACCAGAAGAATGTGTTATTCGCGAAGTAAAAGAAGAATCTGGCTTATTAATTAAAAATCCTAAGTTGCATGGTTTTATCACATTCCCGATGTTCGATGGTAAAAAGGATTGGTATGTTTTTCTTTTTACAGCAAAAGAATTCGAAGGTAATTTAATTGATTCTAAAGAAGGAATACTTAAATGGATTCCCAATGATAAACTTTTAGAACTTAATTTGTGGGAAGGGGATAAAATTTTTATCCCCTGGCTATTTCAGGATAAATTTTTTAGTGCAAAGTTTATTTATGAAGATGGAATCTTAAAAAATTATGAAGTTAAATTTTATTAA
- a CDS encoding four helix bundle protein, producing MTQEFSKGEFRKRLYFFTLKLIEFIDQLPKDNVSQRIGDELFSSGTSVISNYIEATAATTKKDLNNYTIASLKFANECKLWLALVRDSKRANPDKVKWFLDELDEISSILAETIS from the coding sequence TTGACACAAGAATTTTCAAAAGGTGAGTTTAGAAAAAGACTTTACTTTTTTACTCTAAAATTAATTGAATTTATTGATCAGCTACCAAAGGACAATGTTTCTCAAAGAATTGGTGATGAACTTTTTAGCAGTGGAACGAGTGTAATAAGTAATTACATTGAGGCAACAGCTGCAACTACAAAAAAAGATTTGAATAATTATACGATTGCATCATTAAAATTTGCAAATGAATGTAAATTATGGCTTGCACTTGTAAGAGATAGTAAAAGAGCAAATCCAGATAAAGTTAAATGGTTTTTAGATGAGCTCGATGAAATTTCTTCAATACTTGCAGAAACAATTTCATAA
- the rfaD gene encoding ADP-glyceromanno-heptose 6-epimerase, which produces MIVVTGGAGFIGSAVVWKLNKMGIDNIIIVDELGSDDKWKNLCGLKFEDYYHKNKFIDLVRVNSVPFNIDAIIHLGACSSTTERNADYLMDNNFRYSKDLAIYSIKNNIRFIYASSAATYGDGSNGYNDDESQLEKLRPLNMYGYSKHIFDLWLKRNNLLNKVVGLKYFNVYGPNEYHKGDMRSVVHKAFEQVRDTGKVKLFKSYKSDYKDGEQKRDFIYVKDAVDITLFFLEHRDKNGIYNVGTGNAQTWIELVTALFNAMNKPVNIEFVEMPDEIKDKYQYFTEANLKKLRAAGYNKPIMNVQQGVSDYVKNYLLKNPYLDNSVD; this is translated from the coding sequence ATGATAGTAGTTACCGGTGGCGCTGGGTTTATTGGAAGCGCAGTGGTGTGGAAACTAAATAAAATGGGCATCGATAATATCATCATAGTTGATGAGCTGGGAAGTGATGATAAATGGAAAAATTTGTGTGGACTTAAATTCGAGGATTATTATCATAAGAATAAATTTATTGATTTAGTAAGAGTTAATAGCGTCCCTTTTAATATTGATGCAATAATTCATCTCGGTGCTTGCTCATCCACAACAGAAAGAAATGCAGATTATTTGATGGATAATAATTTTAGATACTCTAAGGATCTTGCTATTTACTCCATAAAAAATAATATAAGATTTATTTATGCATCTTCTGCTGCTACTTATGGCGATGGATCAAATGGATATAATGATGATGAATCACAACTTGAAAAACTTAGACCACTGAATATGTATGGTTATTCAAAACATATTTTCGATTTGTGGTTAAAAAGAAATAATTTGCTTAATAAAGTTGTTGGATTGAAATATTTCAATGTTTATGGGCCCAATGAATACCACAAAGGTGATATGAGAAGTGTTGTTCACAAAGCATTTGAGCAGGTTAGAGATACTGGTAAAGTAAAACTCTTTAAATCATATAAAAGTGATTATAAAGATGGTGAACAAAAAAGAGATTTTATTTATGTAAAAGATGCAGTGGATATCACTTTGTTTTTTTTGGAGCACAGAGATAAAAATGGAATTTATAATGTTGGTACAGGAAATGCTCAAACCTGGATAGAACTTGTTACAGCATTATTTAATGCTATGAATAAACCTGTTAATATTGAATTTGTTGAAATGCCCGATGAAATTAAAGATAAATACCAGTATTTCACAGAAGCGAATTTAAAAAAATTAAGAGCAGCTGGTTACAATAAACCTATTATGAATGTACAGCAAGGTGTTAGTGATTATGTTAAAAATTATCTTTTGAAAAATCCATACCTTGATAATAGTGTGGATTAA
- the metH gene encoding methionine synthase: MNNLEILKKILSERIMVLDGAMGTMIQKYKLKDDDFKGDRFKNHPVELKGNNDILVLTRPDIIKEIHRAYLEAGADIIETNTFNATSISQSDYKTENLIYEINYEAARLAKEAAREFSIKTPDKPRFVAGALGPTNKTLSISPDVNDPGYRAITFDEIKNAYKEQAKGLIDGGVDILLLETIFDTLNAKAALFGIMELCDDLQIQIPIMISGTIVDMSGRTLSGQTVEAFWISISHTKNLLSVGLNCSLGPKQMRSFIAELSEIANVFVSLYPNAGLPNEFGEYDESPESMAYVLEEFAREGFFNIIGGCCGTTPEHIKAFAEIAKKYPPRKIPEIKPYLRLSGLEPLIFRPDTNFVNIGERTNVTGSKKFARLIKENKFEEALSVAREQVENGAQMIDVNMDEAMINSEEAMTKFLKYIASEPDIARVPIVIDSSKWSVIEAGLKCLQGKGVVNSISLKEGEEIFKERAKKILRYGAAVIVMAFDEAGQADTFERKINICKRAYEILTKEVGFPPQDIIFDPNIFAIATGIEEHNQYAINFIEATRWIKKNLPLCKVSGGVSNISFSFRGNDIIREAIHSVFLYHAIEAGMDMGIVNAGQLTVYEEIPKDLLELVEDVLFNRRPDATERLVEYANSVSKDSKKEIISDSWRNTSVEERLKHSIINGITEYIEQDIEEARQKYTNPLEIIEGPLMDGMNIVGDLFGSGKMFLPQVVKSARVMKKAVAYLIPFIEQYQKKSNENRAAGTILLATVKGDVHDIGKNIVAVVLSCNNYNVIDLGVMVPSDKILSTAVEKNVDIIGLSGLITPSLDEMVHVAKEMERLGLKIPLLIGGATTSRVHTAVKIAPNYSNPTIHVLDASRSVGVVSNLLNKEIKDKFAEEIRKEYERLREIHYKKQSDKDFISIEDARKNKLLLDWNNYKVKTPNKLGITIFNDYPLEEIKNYIDWTPFFQVWELKGHYPEIFENPSYGKEAKKIFEDANKLLNNIIHNKLLKANGIVGLFPANSFEDDIEIYTDESRKGILAILHTLRQQILKSKGLPNLALADFIAPKESNVNDYIGLFAVTAGIGIENIIEKFNKENDEYNVIMVKAIADRLAEAFAELLHEKVRKELWGYAPDENLSNEDLIQEKYQGIRPAPGYPAQPDHSEKITIWKILNVEKNINIKLTESLAMYPAASVCGLYIAHPQAKYFNVGKIGKDQVQDYQRRKGISLKEVEKWLRPILNYNDYEERN, from the coding sequence ATGAACAATCTTGAAATACTAAAAAAGATTTTAAGTGAAAGAATCATGGTTCTCGATGGAGCAATGGGAACCATGATTCAAAAATATAAATTGAAAGACGATGATTTTAAAGGTGATAGATTCAAAAATCATCCGGTTGAACTAAAGGGAAATAATGATATCCTTGTACTTACCAGACCGGATATCATTAAAGAAATTCATCGTGCATATCTTGAAGCAGGTGCAGATATTATTGAAACAAACACATTCAATGCTACATCAATATCTCAATCAGATTATAAAACAGAAAATTTAATTTATGAAATTAATTATGAAGCTGCACGTCTCGCAAAAGAGGCTGCCAGAGAATTTTCAATTAAAACACCAGATAAACCAAGATTTGTTGCAGGTGCCTTAGGTCCCACAAATAAAACACTTTCTATATCCCCAGATGTAAACGATCCCGGTTATCGTGCAATTACATTCGATGAAATCAAAAATGCATATAAAGAACAGGCTAAAGGATTAATTGATGGTGGTGTTGATATTCTACTTCTTGAAACAATTTTTGATACACTCAATGCTAAAGCAGCTCTTTTTGGTATAATGGAATTATGTGATGATTTGCAAATACAAATCCCGATTATGATTTCAGGAACAATTGTAGACATGAGTGGAAGAACACTTTCCGGTCAAACAGTAGAAGCTTTCTGGATTTCAATTTCTCACACTAAAAATTTGTTGAGTGTAGGTCTTAATTGTTCACTTGGTCCAAAGCAGATGCGTTCGTTTATTGCCGAATTATCTGAGATTGCAAATGTTTTTGTAAGTTTATATCCAAATGCAGGTTTACCAAATGAATTTGGTGAATATGATGAATCACCAGAATCAATGGCTTATGTACTGGAAGAATTTGCTCGCGAAGGATTTTTTAATATAATTGGTGGTTGTTGTGGAACTACACCAGAACATATTAAAGCATTTGCCGAAATAGCAAAAAAGTATCCACCAAGAAAAATACCTGAAATAAAACCTTACTTAAGATTAAGTGGTTTAGAACCCTTAATTTTTCGTCCCGATACAAATTTTGTAAATATTGGTGAACGAACAAATGTTACAGGTTCCAAAAAATTTGCACGACTGATAAAAGAGAATAAATTTGAAGAAGCATTATCTGTTGCAAGAGAACAGGTTGAAAATGGTGCACAAATGATTGATGTAAACATGGACGAAGCAATGATAAATTCAGAAGAAGCAATGACAAAATTCTTAAAGTATATTGCTTCGGAACCAGATATTGCAAGAGTTCCTATTGTAATAGATTCTTCAAAATGGAGTGTTATTGAAGCAGGATTAAAATGTCTTCAGGGAAAAGGCGTTGTAAATTCAATTTCATTAAAAGAAGGAGAAGAAATTTTTAAGGAAAGAGCAAAAAAAATTTTAAGATATGGTGCAGCTGTAATTGTTATGGCTTTCGACGAAGCTGGTCAGGCAGACACCTTTGAAAGAAAAATTAATATATGCAAAAGAGCTTATGAAATTTTAACTAAAGAAGTTGGATTTCCACCACAGGATATAATATTTGATCCAAATATTTTTGCAATTGCTACTGGAATTGAAGAACATAATCAATACGCAATTAATTTTATTGAAGCTACAAGATGGATTAAAAAGAATCTACCACTCTGTAAAGTTAGTGGTGGTGTAAGTAATATCTCATTTTCTTTTAGAGGAAATGATATTATACGAGAAGCTATTCATTCAGTTTTTCTCTATCATGCTATAGAAGCTGGAATGGATATGGGAATTGTCAATGCAGGTCAATTAACTGTCTATGAAGAAATCCCTAAAGATTTACTGGAATTAGTTGAAGATGTTTTATTTAATCGTAGACCCGATGCAACAGAAAGATTAGTTGAATATGCAAACTCAGTAAGTAAAGACTCTAAAAAAGAAATTATTAGCGATAGCTGGAGAAATACTTCTGTAGAAGAAAGATTAAAACACTCAATCATTAATGGAATAACAGAGTATATCGAACAAGATATTGAAGAAGCCAGACAAAAATATACAAACCCACTTGAAATTATTGAAGGACCACTAATGGATGGTATGAATATAGTTGGCGATTTATTTGGCTCTGGAAAAATGTTCTTACCCCAGGTTGTAAAAAGTGCAAGAGTAATGAAAAAAGCAGTTGCATACTTAATTCCTTTTATTGAACAATATCAAAAAAAATCGAACGAGAATAGAGCAGCTGGAACAATATTACTTGCTACCGTAAAAGGTGATGTCCACGATATAGGAAAAAATATTGTTGCAGTTGTACTAAGCTGTAATAATTATAATGTAATTGATTTAGGTGTTATGGTGCCATCAGATAAAATTTTATCTACAGCAGTTGAAAAAAATGTTGATATAATTGGCTTAAGTGGTTTAATAACTCCATCTCTTGATGAAATGGTTCACGTTGCAAAAGAAATGGAAAGATTAGGACTAAAAATTCCTTTACTTATTGGAGGTGCTACAACTTCACGTGTTCACACAGCAGTTAAAATTGCACCTAATTATTCAAATCCTACAATTCACGTACTCGATGCTTCTCGAAGTGTTGGAGTTGTTAGCAATCTTCTAAACAAAGAAATAAAAGATAAGTTTGCAGAAGAAATCCGAAAAGAATATGAAAGATTGAGAGAAATTCATTACAAAAAACAATCAGATAAAGATTTTATTTCAATTGAAGATGCAAGAAAAAATAAATTATTACTCGACTGGAATAATTACAAAGTTAAAACCCCAAATAAATTAGGAATAACAATTTTCAACGATTATCCACTCGAAGAGATTAAAAATTATATTGACTGGACACCATTCTTTCAGGTCTGGGAATTAAAAGGACATTATCCCGAAATTTTTGAAAATCCTTCTTATGGAAAAGAAGCAAAGAAAATTTTTGAAGATGCCAATAAACTGCTTAATAATATAATTCATAATAAATTATTAAAAGCAAATGGTATTGTAGGATTATTCCCCGCAAATTCTTTTGAAGACGATATTGAAATTTATACTGATGAATCCCGCAAAGGAATTCTTGCAATCTTACATACACTTAGACAACAAATACTAAAATCAAAGGGACTACCAAATTTAGCACTTGCAGATTTTATTGCACCAAAAGAGAGTAATGTTAATGATTATATTGGTCTATTTGCAGTTACAGCTGGAATAGGGATTGAAAATATTATAGAAAAATTTAATAAGGAAAACGATGAGTATAATGTAATAATGGTCAAAGCAATTGCAGATCGATTGGCAGAAGCTTTTGCAGAATTGCTACACGAAAAAGTTAGAAAAGAATTATGGGGCTATGCTCCAGATGAAAATTTATCTAACGAAGATTTAATACAAGAAAAATATCAGGGCATTCGTCCAGCACCAGGTTATCCTGCTCAACCAGACCATTCAGAAAAAATTACAATCTGGAAAATTCTAAATGTGGAAAAAAATATTAATATAAAACTTACAGAAAGTCTTGCAATGTATCCTGCTGCATCTGTGTGCGGCTTATATATTGCTCATCCACAAGCAAAATATTTTAATGTAGGTAAGATTGGAAAAGATCAGGTTCAGGATTATCAGAGACGGAAAGGCATTAGCTTAAAAGAAGTCGAAAAGTGGTTACGTCCAATATTAAATTACAATGATTATGAAGAGAGGAATTAA
- a CDS encoding RapZ C-terminal domain-containing protein: MNYKLELENLFKKWSNQKPVTFTQITGSGSNRKYFRIISADKTAIGVFNENKKENKAFIYLTKHFSKNKLNVPEIYSSRLSKGIYLLEDLGDTTLYSFLITKRKKREFPLEVIPFYKKAVEELAKFQIKARVNLDFSICYPRPAFDKQSIMWDLNYFKYYFAKAFDINFDEQLLEDDFKTLTKFLLSADSNYFMYRDFNSRNIMIKDSELYFIDYQGGRKGALQYDIASLLFDSKADIPENLQKELLEHYLNYISKLIKINYKEFLKYYDGFVLIRLLQMLGAYGYRGLFEGKSHFIQSIPYAIKSLEQILKKFKTQIKIPELFSILEQLIKLDELKLFKVNKSNHNKLTVRINSFSYRGKIPVDPTGNGGGYVFDCRAIPNPGKIEKFKNLNGKNKEVKELLDNMPEAKMFLNNTIKIVSQSIENYIAKGWTDLMINFGCTGGQHRSVYFAEKLAEYLSSKYDVTIEVTHTQLNKNKFIA; this comes from the coding sequence ATGAACTACAAACTCGAACTTGAAAATCTCTTTAAAAAATGGTCTAACCAAAAACCTGTTACATTCACACAAATTACTGGTTCTGGTTCCAATAGAAAATATTTTAGAATTATAAGTGCAGATAAAACAGCTATTGGTGTGTTCAACGAAAACAAAAAAGAAAATAAAGCATTCATTTATCTTACTAAACATTTTTCTAAAAATAAATTAAATGTTCCTGAAATTTATTCATCAAGATTGTCTAAAGGAATTTATTTACTTGAAGATTTAGGAGATACAACATTATATTCATTTTTAATAACAAAAAGAAAAAAACGAGAATTCCCGCTAGAGGTTATTCCCTTTTATAAAAAAGCTGTAGAAGAACTCGCCAAATTTCAAATTAAAGCTCGTGTTAATCTTGATTTTTCTATTTGTTATCCCCGTCCTGCTTTTGATAAGCAATCAATTATGTGGGATTTAAATTACTTCAAATATTATTTCGCAAAAGCATTTGATATTAACTTCGATGAACAACTGCTCGAAGATGATTTCAAAACACTAACTAAATTTCTTCTTTCAGCTGATTCAAATTATTTTATGTACAGAGATTTTAACTCTCGTAATATTATGATTAAAGATAGCGAGCTTTATTTTATCGACTATCAGGGAGGACGAAAAGGTGCTCTACAATATGATATAGCTTCATTACTTTTCGATTCAAAAGCAGATATACCAGAAAACTTACAAAAGGAACTTCTTGAACATTACCTGAATTATATCAGCAAACTCATCAAAATTAATTATAAAGAGTTCTTAAAATATTATGATGGATTTGTTTTAATTAGATTATTGCAAATGCTTGGAGCTTATGGCTATAGAGGATTGTTCGAAGGTAAATCTCATTTTATTCAAAGCATTCCTTATGCAATTAAAAGTCTCGAACAAATTTTGAAAAAATTCAAAACACAGATAAAGATTCCGGAATTGTTTTCTATACTTGAACAATTAATCAAATTAGATGAACTAAAATTATTCAAAGTAAATAAATCGAATCACAATAAATTAACTGTAAGAATTAATAGTTTTTCTTACAGAGGTAAAATTCCAGTTGATCCAACCGGTAATGGTGGTGGTTATGTTTTTGATTGTAGAGCCATACCAAATCCGGGAAAAATCGAAAAATTCAAAAACCTGAATGGAAAAAATAAAGAAGTAAAAGAATTGTTAGATAATATGCCCGAAGCTAAAATGTTCTTGAATAATACAATTAAGATAGTTTCTCAATCAATAGAAAACTATATTGCAAAAGGATGGACAGATTTAATGATTAATTTTGGATGTACTGGTGGTCAACATCGTTCAGTTTACTTTGCAGAAAAATTAGCAGAATATCTTTCTTCTAAATATGATGTAACAATAGAAGTTACACATACACAATTAAATAAAAATAAATTTATTGCATGA
- a CDS encoding nucleotidyltransferase family protein: MKAFILAAGLGTRLKPLTDFKPKALIELNGIPLIEIIIKRLIKYDFKEIIINVHHYADQIIKFLEKNNYFNIEIKISDERELLLDTGGGLKKASWFFDDNQPFLIHNVDIISNINLKEFYEYHKSQNSVITIAVQKRNSSRYFLFDSENYLCGWENIKTGEVKIVRNPSGPISKYAFSGIHTVTPIVFKNFPDKDVFSIIDFYLTLASKYKISFYEHNNNFFFDLGKKENLIEAEKFITKTNFIKELI, translated from the coding sequence ATGAAAGCTTTTATACTTGCTGCAGGTTTGGGAACAAGACTGAAACCACTAACAGATTTCAAACCAAAAGCATTAATTGAATTAAATGGAATCCCATTAATTGAAATAATAATTAAAAGATTAATCAAATATGATTTCAAAGAAATTATAATTAATGTTCATCATTATGCAGATCAAATAATAAAATTTCTTGAAAAGAATAACTATTTCAACATTGAAATAAAAATATCCGATGAAAGAGAACTTCTTCTTGATACAGGAGGCGGATTAAAAAAAGCATCCTGGTTTTTTGATGATAACCAACCATTTTTAATTCACAATGTAGATATTATAAGCAACATTAATTTGAAAGAATTTTATGAATATCATAAGTCACAAAATTCTGTTATCACAATTGCAGTTCAAAAACGAAATTCATCAAGATATTTTTTGTTTGATAGCGAAAACTATTTATGCGGCTGGGAAAACATAAAAACAGGTGAAGTAAAAATTGTTCGCAACCCTTCTGGCCCCATTTCGAAATATGCTTTTAGTGGCATACATACAGTAACTCCTATTGTTTTCAAAAATTTTCCAGATAAAGATGTTTTTTCAATTATTGATTTTTATCTTACATTAGCATCTAAATACAAAATTTCATTTTATGAGCATAATAATAATTTCTTTTTCGATTTAGGTAAAAAAGAAAACTTAATAGAAGCAGAAAAATTTATAACAAAAACTAATTTTATAAAGGAATTGATATGA